A region from the Helcococcus ovis genome encodes:
- a CDS encoding threonine aldolase family protein: MISFLNDYNEVSHPKILDELQKYQNEKFEGYSKDELVQEAISNIKDNLQNHDVEIHFLHGGTIANVIGLMMTMQRHESVISVDTGHIVNTENASIEAIGHQIVLVKEKNGKMTVEEIEKALNSHSYEYNSKPKVVYISNATELGTVYKRDELKKLYEYCKSRNLYLFMDGARIANAIMSKHSDLEFSDLPKYLDVFTIGGTKNGFMFGEAVVFVNEELKNIYARMVIKQRGALLAKGFLYGIQFKTMFENGLFFKIAKNAVDMAQKLVYVFEKYNISTVYNTEANLVFVELDNQIHDKLSEKFMYQYDAIDENKGLCRFVTTWNTNESEIVELDRVLEKIIY, from the coding sequence ATGATAAGTTTTTTAAATGACTATAACGAAGTTTCTCATCCTAAAATTTTGGATGAATTACAAAAATATCAAAATGAAAAGTTTGAGGGATATTCCAAAGATGAGTTGGTTCAAGAAGCTATTTCAAATATAAAAGATAACTTACAAAATCATGATGTTGAAATACATTTTCTGCATGGTGGGACAATCGCCAACGTTATTGGATTAATGATGACTATGCAGAGACATGAAAGTGTAATTTCGGTCGATACAGGGCATATTGTAAATACTGAAAATGCTTCTATAGAAGCTATTGGACATCAAATTGTTTTAGTGAAAGAAAAAAATGGGAAAATGACAGTTGAGGAAATAGAAAAGGCATTAAATTCTCATTCATATGAATATAATTCTAAGCCTAAGGTGGTATATATTTCAAATGCTACTGAATTGGGAACTGTTTATAAAAGGGACGAATTAAAAAAATTATATGAATATTGTAAATCACGAAATTTGTATCTTTTTATGGATGGTGCCAGAATAGCAAATGCAATTATGTCAAAACATTCGGATTTAGAGTTTTCTGATTTACCAAAATATCTTGATGTATTTACAATAGGTGGAACTAAAAATGGATTTATGTTTGGTGAAGCAGTAGTTTTTGTTAATGAAGAATTAAAAAATATTTATGCTAGAATGGTAATAAAACAAAGAGGTGCATTGTTAGCTAAAGGATTTTTATATGGAATTCAATTTAAGACAATGTTTGAAAATGGATTATTTTTTAAAATTGCAAAGAATGCTGTAGATATGGCTCAAAAGTTAGTATATGTTTTTGAAAAATATAATATTTCTACTGTTTATAATACAGAAGCAAATTTAGTTTTTGTAGAATTAGATAATCAAATACATGATAAATTGTCAGAAAAATTTATGTATCAATATGATGCAATAGATGAAAATAAAGGTTTATGTAGGTTTGTAACAACATGGAATACAAATGAATCTGAAATTGTAGAATTGGATAGAGTTTTAGAGAAGATAATTTACTAA
- a CDS encoding ComF family protein — MLNYLFYSTEYCYFCKENKSNSYICDECMERLEFILGNRYIDNSRCLYPLFYNNYIKGIIKRFKYNSDTYLVKPLSEILINFYKENRLEFDYVSYIPMYKKDEFDRGYNQSKLLAQEFSKQTGIKLIDILEKVNSTKHQNKLSRKDRFTNLSNSFKIIDGLEINNRKILIIDDVVTTGSTFKAVSSEILNEYDVDITFFAVASSKTENEDN, encoded by the coding sequence ATGCTTAATTATTTATTCTATTCAACTGAATATTGCTATTTTTGTAAAGAAAATAAATCCAATTCATATATTTGTGATGAATGCATGGAAAGATTAGAATTTATTCTTGGAAATAGATATATTGATAATTCAAGATGTTTATACCCGTTATTTTATAATAATTATATAAAAGGAATTATTAAAAGGTTTAAATATAATAGTGATACATATTTAGTAAAACCTTTATCTGAAATTTTAATTAATTTTTACAAAGAAAATAGATTAGAGTTTGATTATGTATCATATATTCCTATGTATAAAAAAGATGAGTTTGATAGAGGGTATAATCAATCAAAATTATTAGCACAAGAATTTTCTAAACAAACAGGCATAAAATTAATAGATATTTTAGAAAAAGTGAATTCTACAAAGCATCAAAACAAATTAAGCAGAAAAGATAGATTTACAAATTTATCTAATAGTTTTAAGATAATAGATGGTTTAGAAATAAATAACAGAAAAATATTAATAATTGATGATGTTGTAACTACTGGTTCAACGTTTAAGGCAGTTTCAAGTGAAATATTAAATGAATATGATGTTGATATAACATTTTTTGCTGTCGCATCTAGTAAAACAGAAAATGAGGATAATTAA